Proteins found in one Calditrichota bacterium genomic segment:
- a CDS encoding C1 family peptidase, producing the protein MKRIAIICLLLSLIFTSAFSQKNQTGAISPDLLKQIRSSLKLDGATRGMINAISNNDIKKLAYNRQLAGKTDHFFKYRVKTKGITNQKSSGRCWLFTSLNVLRPIVIEKHNMKEFFFSENYSFFWDQFEKANLFLEAIISTRKKDIDDREVQWLFQHPIQDGGVWNYAVDLIEKYGVVPENAMSETFHSENTGTMRRLLARKLREQGIRLRQLYQAGKSLRALRKQKVEFLKEIYRMLVINLGEPPETFTWRYEDADGNISEPKTYSPQQFYREFVGINLRDYVQLMDDPSKEYYKLYEIKYDRNMLDGANWVFINLPVEKIKKFAQKSIMNNEAMYFSCDVGKQLDREKGVLALGVYDYESIYGVKFGMNKAERILTFDSGSTHGMALIGFDESPDGKTTQWLLENSWGKSAGHNGYLTMTDRWFDEYMFRLVVNKKYVSPDVLKILQQKPIVLPPWDRMF; encoded by the coding sequence ATGAAACGAATTGCAATTATTTGTTTGCTCCTGTCTTTAATTTTCACCTCTGCTTTCTCTCAAAAAAACCAAACCGGCGCGATTTCGCCTGATCTACTGAAACAAATCCGTTCGTCTCTTAAACTGGACGGAGCGACGCGCGGAATGATCAACGCTATCTCTAATAATGATATTAAAAAGTTAGCTTACAATCGACAGTTGGCAGGCAAGACCGACCATTTTTTCAAATACCGTGTCAAGACCAAAGGCATTACCAATCAAAAATCTTCCGGCAGATGCTGGTTGTTCACTTCGCTCAATGTGTTGCGCCCCATTGTCATCGAGAAGCATAATATGAAGGAATTTTTCTTTTCGGAAAATTACTCATTTTTCTGGGATCAGTTTGAAAAGGCAAATCTATTTCTGGAAGCAATCATTTCCACGCGCAAAAAAGACATCGATGATCGAGAAGTGCAGTGGCTGTTCCAGCATCCCATTCAGGACGGCGGCGTGTGGAATTATGCCGTGGATTTGATCGAAAAATACGGCGTGGTTCCGGAAAATGCCATGTCAGAAACTTTTCACAGCGAAAACACCGGCACCATGCGTCGTTTGCTCGCCCGCAAGTTACGCGAACAGGGTATTCGTTTGCGTCAGTTGTATCAGGCGGGAAAAAGTTTGAGAGCTTTGCGGAAACAAAAAGTCGAATTCTTGAAAGAAATCTATCGCATGTTGGTCATAAATCTTGGAGAACCGCCGGAAACGTTTACCTGGCGTTACGAAGATGCCGATGGTAATATTTCCGAGCCGAAAACTTATTCGCCGCAGCAATTTTACAGAGAGTTTGTCGGCATCAATCTGCGCGATTATGTGCAGCTCATGGATGATCCCAGCAAAGAATATTACAAACTTTACGAAATCAAATACGATCGCAACATGCTGGACGGAGCCAATTGGGTTTTCATCAATTTGCCTGTTGAAAAAATCAAAAAATTTGCCCAGAAGTCGATTATGAATAACGAAGCCATGTATTTTTCATGTGACGTGGGCAAACAACTCGATCGGGAAAAAGGCGTTCTTGCGCTTGGCGTGTATGATTACGAATCAATTTACGGCGTCAAATTTGGCATGAACAAAGCGGAACGCATTTTGACCTTTGACAGCGGGTCAACCCACGGCATGGCGCTCATTGGTTTTGACGAATCCCCGGACGGAAAAACCACCCAGTGGCTGCTGGAAAATAGCTGGGGAAAATCCGCCGGACACAACGGATATTTGACCATGACCGACAGATGGTTTGATGAATACATGTTTCGGCTGGTTGTGAACAAAAAATATGTATCGCCGGACGTGTTGAAGATTTTGCAACAGAAACCCATTGTTTTGCCGCCATGGGATCGGATGTTTTAA